DNA from Pelobacter propionicus DSM 2379:
TTACCTCGGTGACTTTGAGGAGCGGATCGTGTCTCTGGGGGCCAATCTGCTCCTGGCCGAATTCCGCGGGTACGGCATGTCAGACGGGGAACCGGGCTTGGCCACCATGTTGGAGGATGTTCGGCTTATTGTGGAGGCAAGCGGCTCACAGCCTGAGAAGATTATTTTCTTCGGGCGTTCCCTAGGATCACTCTATGCGGTCCACGCTGCTGCCCTCTACCCACAGGCTGCCGGACTGATCGTCGAAAGCGGACTGGCAGACCCGTTGGAGAGAATCCTTGTCCGCGTTGAACCTCACCACGTCGGCGCAACCATGGACTCTCTCAGGGAGGCCGTAGCACGGCACCTGAACCAGAAACTAAAAATTTCGTTGTTCAAAGGGAGGGTACTGATCCTGCACAGCCGGGACGACGATCTTGTGTCCGTCTCCCATGCTGAGAATCTTTACGAATGGGCGAACGATCCGAAGGAGTTGCTGATCTTTGAGCGGGGGGATCACAACACCATCATGGCAGCCAACGAGAATGCTTATGTCAGGGCGGTGAAGAGGTTTATTGACTCAACTTTCGCAGTTGGCATAAAAGCGTAACCTGCTGTAATTATAAATAGAATAGCGTCGCAATCTGTATTAATATGGCTTTGCTCCCCAGCAAATCCAATAACGCAGAAAGGCGACGCTATGAACCGGATTTTACCAGAGATCGCAACAGTTGAGAACCAGATAAACCTGTTCTTTCA
Protein-coding regions in this window:
- a CDS encoding alpha/beta hydrolase; its protein translation is MKDPILDHPALSARYFYPWPNHFDEPFFIQGDGFRLGCRYRHASHDLPTIIHFHGNGETVADYLGDFEERIVSLGANLLLAEFRGYGMSDGEPGLATMLEDVRLIVEASGSQPEKIIFFGRSLGSLYAVHAAALYPQAAGLIVESGLADPLERILVRVEPHHVGATMDSLREAVARHLNQKLKISLFKGRVLILHSRDDDLVSVSHAENLYEWANDPKELLIFERGDHNTIMAANENAYVRAVKRFIDSTFAVGIKA